The Stegostoma tigrinum isolate sSteTig4 chromosome 9, sSteTig4.hap1, whole genome shotgun sequence genome includes a region encoding these proteins:
- the LOC125455036 gene encoding uncharacterized protein LOC125455036, translated as MDDKNNFKKQVLPHYLDTLTSVVTLADIVIHASDKPLSDTEGRRFRSEVELAHTEIQNSVQKCKEIRDGVDHKIEDMASESLEQEIVNLTNQLEDVNKQLIAVKNEKDKTRDELHHSQVQLLHTTETQDRANVKKAEKETVRNIGYGLLIIPFIGIPMALSTSKEIKRWEDIIKNTTETKGDLEKECDKKQTNLNNCYEKIKDLKEKRVEYEGLRENKRGKLQAWTQETAELFDAQRKVKDMLSYLNKLQGALEQLQEQSTEEAFYGIEGIKDLLQTVFTTIQKESFNKELLCDSRIDRKLHELEEKIPEFNRIYVQ; from the exons ATGGACGACAAGAACAATTTCAAGAAGCAAGTCTTACCGCATTATTTAGACACATTAACATCGGTCGTGACTCTTGCTGATATCGTCATTCATGCTAGTGACAAACCTCTCAGTGACACAGAAGGGAGAAGATTCAGGTCTGAGGTGGAATTGGCTCACACAGAAATTCAGAACTCAGTGCAAAAATGCAAAGAGATCAGAGATGGTGTGGATCACAAGATCGAAGATATGGCATCAGAGTCTCTTGAGCAGGAAATAGTAAACTTGACAAATCAGCTGGAGGATGTGAACAAGCAATTAATAGCAGTGAAAAATGAGAAAGACAAAACCAGAGATGAACTTCATCATTCTCAAGTTCAATTATTGCACACAACAGAAACTCAGGACAGAGCTAATGTGAAGAAAGCAGAGAAAGAAACTGTTCGTAACATAGGCTATGGTCTTCTCATCATCCCCTTCATCG GAATCCCGATGGCTCTCAGCACTTCCAAAGAAATCAAGCGTTGGGAGGACATAATTAAAAATACAACAGAAACCAAGGGAGATTTGGAGAAAGAATGTGATAAGAAACAGACAAATCTAAACAACTGTTACGAAAAGATAAAGGATCTGAAAGAAAAGAGAGTGGAATATGAGGGTCTTCGGGAGAACAAGAGAGGGAAATTGCAGGCTTGGACACAAGAGACTGCTGAGCTCTTTGATGCACAGAGAAAGGTGAAGGATATGCTGTCCTACCTTAATAAGCTCCAGGGTGCACTGGAGCAGTTACAAGAACAGAGCACTGAGGAGGCCTTCTATGGGATAGAAGGGATCAAAGATCTTCTCCAGACAGTCTTCACCACCATCCAAAAGGAGAGTTTCAATAAGGAATTGCTGTGTGATTCCCGAATCGACAGAAAGCTTCATGAACTCGAGGAGAAAATCCCAGAGTTTAACAGGATTTATGTGCAATAG
- the LOC132205996 gene encoding uncharacterized protein LOC132205996: protein MSAMSDKQSQLPDEGQISNYFQLMVQSEVNVEKFLLPTIACVTNLSDLVRQVRKINDVKLKPSNTDKKSLFPNPESFKSCLMKLCNETVNSLDETSNNLLKIRNSCKGITNHLENFLKAQASNQPSDKQLNSIQTCAIRCKEKADSVEQKLFSLSGLYCELLERCADSQIASQDKLEEIREFLGKASERNMAIKKAKSELDNEWSQVSQGREEVLNKYADVSSSAHVDEFCVEGLKKMKEMLPEIVDFFSKVTNPVQLAVELGKGLVFLTKLIADLSGKGSSESNLEISKFLSMVREQAEQKIKEVKRELEKSQSKYKDCYENMKRLDAESEQLSRAIQGTQSQEEAVKTNLQLMVEGLEVLGNIQSNWSDMIKFIQCVPKLTESFLKTFAQFGSNAEGIPECAPEILASNQIQVSQAVSIMNIIEKVSETYVQIYEDYLQTPLRDLSSLLGGQGSDNKFNDIQRKCETAKEKIRDRVTQKQEAFTKNGTEAIKKL, encoded by the coding sequence ATGTCAGCAATGTCCGACAAGCAATCCCAGCTCCCAGACGAAGGGCAAATTTCTAACTACTTTCAACTGATGGTGCAGTCGGAGGTtaatgtggagaaatttttgtTACCAACAATTGCATGTGTCACTAATTTAAGTGACCTAGTGCGACAGGTTAGAAAGATAAATGATGTTAAACTGAAGCCAAGCAATACAGACAAGAAATCCTTGTTTCCAAATCCAGAGTCGTTCAAGAGTTGCCTGATGAAGCTTTGCAATGAAACCGTAAACTCACTTGATGAGACCAGCAATAACTTGCTTAAAATCCGGAATAGTTGTAAAGGTATTACTAACCACCTGGAGAACTTCCTAAAAGCACAAGCATCAAATCAACCCTCTGACAAGCAGCTGAACAGCATTCAGACTTGTGCAATTCGATGCAAGGAGAAAGCAGATTCAGTGGAACAGAAGCTCTTCAGTCTGAGTGGTCTTTACTGTGAGCTCCTGGAGAGGTGTGCAGATTCCCAGATTGCCAGTCAGGATAAACTGGAAGAAATAAGGGAATTCCTGGGAAAAGCCAGTGAAAGGAATATGGCAATAAAGAAGGCAAAGAGTGAGTTAGACAATGAATGGAGTCAAGTCTCCCAAGGACGTGAGGAAGTCCTCAATAAATATGCGGATGTGAGCTCCAGTGCTCACGTTGATGAGTTTTGTGTGGAAGGTCTGAAGAAAATGAAGGAGATGCTCCCTGAAATTGTGGATTTTTTCAGTAAAGTGACCAATCCAGTACAGCTGGCAGTGGAGCTGGGGAAAGGGTTAGTGTTTCTCACAAAACTGATAGCTGATCTCTCCGGCAAAGGATCTTCAGAATCAAACTTGGAAATCAGTAAGTTCCTCAGCATGGTTCGAGAACAGGCAGAACAGAAGATCAAAGAAGTAAAACGCGAGCTGGAGAAGTCACAAAGTAAGTATAAAGATTGTTATGAAAATATGAAACGTTTGGATGCAGAGAGTGAACAACTATCAAGAGCGATACAGGGCACTCAGTCCCAGGAGGAGGCTGTCAAGACCAACCTACAGCTGATGGTTGAAGGCCTGGAGGTACTTGGGAACATCCAATCCAACTGGTCAGATATGATCAAATTCATTCAATGCGTCCCCAAGCTAACTGAAAGTTTCCTGAAGACATTTGCCCAGTTTGGTAGTAACGCTGAAGGAATCCCAGAGTGTGCTCCAGAGATTTTAGCCAGCAATCAGATCCAAGTGTCCCAGGCAGTCAGCATCATGAACATCATTGAGAAAGTGTCTGAAACCTATGTGCAGATTTATGAGGATTACCTTCAAACTCCGCTGCGTGACCTGAGCTCATTGCTGGGTGGACAGGGCTCAGACAACAAGTTTAATGATATTCAGAGAAAATGTGAAACAGCAAAAGAGAAAATACGTGATCGGGTCACTCAGAAACAAGAAGCATTTACCAAGAATGGGACTGAAGCTATTAAAAAACTCTGA